In bacterium BMS3Abin02, the genomic stretch ACCGGCACCGTTGGGTTTCCAGGTGACCCGAAGCCCGATCGTGAGGCATGCCACCCGATACTCCTCGATTCCCCACCCGTCCGGACCCCGATCCGCACGCGAGAGAAGCGCGTCCGCCCACCGGCCCGCGTACTCGGCGCTCGCCTCCGCTCCGGGGTCATCGCTGCACACCGCACCGAAACCGGAAGGAGCTTCGGGCCACCAGAGATTGACGCCCAGACCCACCACGACCAGATCTTCTCCGCTCTCAGCGAGCAGGCCGCCGGTCTTTCGACCACCGACGACGAGATCGTTGGGCCACTTCAGGTCGAAACCAAACACGTCGCGCGCCGCCAGCCCCGCAGCCAGCGAGAGCCTCGGCCATGTCGGTCGTGGCCAGTCAGGCGTGAACGCAAGCGACGCGGCCACCGCCCGGGGCGCGTTCTCCCAGCGCCTCCCCGACCGGCCTCGACCGGCCTTCTGGCGGCCGGCAACGACCAGCAATGGCGTCCCTCGGTACCGGGACCGGGCCTCGTCCTGGGTGGAAGTCACCTCGTCGAGCAGCGTGAGAGCGTATCGTGTAGCCATTCCGTCCATCTCGGAGTCAAAGGGCAATCTACGCATGGGCACAGAAAAACGCATCGAGGATCTCCGCAGGCTGCAAGACGAAGCGATCCACTCGGGAAGCCGACGGGCGGTCGATCGGCAACATGAACTCGGCAAGATGACCGCGCGCGAGCGCCTCGAAGCC encodes the following:
- the birA gene encoding bifunctional ligase/repressor BirA, which translates into the protein MRFSVPMRRLPFDSEMDGMATRYALTLLDEVTSTQDEARSRYRGTPLLVVAGRQKAGRGRSGRRWENAPRAVAASLAFTPDWPRPTWPRLSLAAGLAARDVFGFDLKWPNDLVVGGRKTGGLLAESGEDLVVVGLGVNLWWPEAPSGFGAVCSDDPGAEASAEYAGRWADALLSRADRGPDGWGIEEYRVACLTIGLRVTWKPNGAGRVVTVDDEGRLLVEAHAGLIALTSGEVREVR